A portion of the Rhodanobacter sp. AS-Z3 genome contains these proteins:
- a CDS encoding winged helix-turn-helix domain-containing protein — MPRTRQRRNGCDSSWRSPGGYAGECRCTQVRQSGVESLEVALGKALDFAWVPWENIGGSPQRRFSFTQDRHPPQDAMDPSTLAPLTFDDSAIDFAGRRLLRDGIEQPLEPKAFAVLALLVGTPGRVYTRDEILDAVWGHRNITPGVLNRVMTLLRHALGEDAQAARYLHTVHGVGYRFDLPESARSASTQAMPAADAATAAPVSVPSAAMRRRARDQRVLPRGVLWWLPLLALLAFAGWAWWPRTLPVTKPTMERSIAVLPLVNASNDPQQLYFSDGLSENLIDALSHFKGLKVIGRTSAFQFRDSKDDSATIGRKLGVSHLLTGSVQHAGDVVRINASLTRAADGSTLWAEHYDRPYRNLFALQDEIARAVADALQVKLLSPERTAPPNDRPPGGSIDAYSAYLQGLRFWHDQQFSQAAEHMTRAVQLDPNYAVAWAHLSGAWSTVAAFKNEDPAVAREHMRESRTAVDKALQLAPGLGPAHAAHAYLQFYNFDHRGALAECRRAVQLAPADGTVLNGCGFVLGGIGKLGEAIQLREQLISIEPLYTVNYYQYASLLTATGQLDKATKYLRTAEGLPQPESLPFDLHLEIAIAHGDAKGAQEIARHQSSPWREMNLAIAMQISPDRAAADAALAEVLADKIWAKTSPYAVAQAYALRGDADNTMQWLERAPAADLLFMLSDPLILRFRDDPRLIAFCQKTGLPPPGESEALSIDQIRGTDDARKR; from the coding sequence GTTCACGCAAGATCGCCACCCGCCACAGGACGCCATGGACCCGTCAACGCTCGCTCCGCTCACCTTTGATGACTCCGCGATCGACTTCGCGGGTCGACGATTGCTGCGCGACGGCATTGAACAGCCGCTGGAGCCCAAAGCCTTCGCCGTGCTGGCTCTACTGGTCGGCACACCCGGCCGGGTCTACACCCGCGACGAGATCCTCGACGCCGTCTGGGGCCATCGCAACATCACCCCGGGGGTGCTGAACCGGGTGATGACCCTGCTGCGGCACGCGCTTGGCGAGGACGCGCAAGCCGCTCGCTACCTGCACACGGTGCATGGCGTGGGCTACCGCTTCGACCTTCCCGAATCTGCGCGCAGTGCATCCACCCAAGCCATGCCGGCAGCCGACGCGGCGACTGCGGCGCCGGTTTCCGTGCCATCCGCGGCCATGCGGCGGCGCGCCCGCGACCAGCGTGTCCTTCCGCGCGGCGTGCTGTGGTGGCTGCCGCTGCTGGCGTTGCTCGCCTTCGCGGGATGGGCATGGTGGCCGCGTACGCTGCCCGTAACGAAGCCGACGATGGAACGAAGCATTGCCGTGCTGCCTCTGGTCAATGCCAGCAACGACCCGCAGCAGCTGTACTTCTCCGATGGTCTGTCGGAGAACCTGATCGATGCTTTGTCGCACTTCAAAGGACTGAAGGTGATCGGTCGCACCTCGGCCTTCCAGTTCCGCGACAGCAAGGACGACAGCGCGACCATCGGCCGCAAGCTTGGCGTGTCCCACTTGCTCACCGGCAGCGTGCAGCACGCCGGCGACGTCGTGCGCATCAACGCCTCGCTGACCCGCGCCGCCGATGGCAGCACGCTGTGGGCCGAGCACTACGATCGTCCGTACAGGAACCTGTTCGCCCTGCAGGACGAGATCGCCCGCGCCGTGGCCGATGCCTTGCAGGTGAAACTGCTGTCGCCCGAGCGGACAGCGCCGCCGAATGACCGGCCGCCCGGCGGCAGCATCGATGCCTACAGCGCCTATCTGCAGGGCCTGAGGTTTTGGCACGACCAGCAGTTCTCCCAGGCGGCGGAGCACATGACCCGGGCTGTGCAACTCGACCCGAACTACGCCGTGGCATGGGCCCACTTGTCGGGAGCGTGGAGTACCGTCGCGGCGTTCAAGAACGAAGACCCCGCGGTGGCCCGCGAACACATGCGGGAGTCGCGCACCGCCGTGGACAAGGCGTTGCAACTGGCTCCCGGGCTGGGCCCGGCGCACGCTGCCCATGCCTATCTGCAGTTCTACAATTTCGATCACCGCGGGGCTCTGGCCGAGTGCCGCCGTGCCGTGCAGCTGGCCCCGGCCGATGGCACGGTCCTGAATGGCTGTGGATTTGTGCTGGGCGGCATCGGAAAGCTGGGTGAGGCGATCCAGCTGCGCGAGCAACTGATCTCGATCGAGCCGCTGTACACGGTGAACTATTACCAATACGCGAGTTTGCTGACGGCAACTGGTCAGCTGGACAAGGCGACGAAGTATCTGCGCACCGCCGAAGGCCTGCCGCAGCCGGAATCGCTCCCATTTGACCTGCACTTGGAAATCGCCATCGCGCACGGCGACGCGAAGGGCGCGCAGGAGATCGCCCGCCATCAGTCTTCGCCGTGGCGGGAGATGAATCTGGCGATCGCGATGCAGATTTCCCCGGATCGAGCGGCAGCAGACGCTGCGCTGGCCGAGGTGCTCGCCGACAAGATCTGGGCGAAAACCAGCCCCTACGCCGTCGCGCAGGCCTATGCACTGCGCGGCGACGCGGACAACACCATGCAATGGCTGGAGCGCGCTCCGGCCGCCGACCTGCTTTTCATGCTGAGCGACCCGCTGATCCTGCGCTTCCGCGATGACCCACGCCTGATTGCGTTCTGCCAAAAGACCGGTCTACCCCCGCCGGGCGAGAGTGAAGCCCTGAGCATTGACCAGATCCGCGGCACGGACGACGCACGGAAGCGCTGA